A genomic segment from Truepera sp. encodes:
- a CDS encoding ABC transporter permease subunit — protein MPKSRSRPHPLEDGEPLTVNPVSVERGRFAFSVWDLLAAVLLLGVVALLAAGSQGVFGSLKELAAAPISLDPRHLPGYAARTTLRMLVALVLSLLFTFGYATLAAKSRRAEQVLMPLLDILQSVPILGFVSVTVIWFLALAPGKVLGAELVAIFAIFTSQVWNMTYSLYGSLRTVPRELIEVADSFRMSRWMRFWRLEVPFAVPPLVWNTMMSMSGGWFFVVASEAILVGDTEVALPGIGSYIEMALKRSDLTAVLWAIVTMLIVIVLYDQLLFRPLVAWSDRFRFDRQSASAAKPRSWMLDLLGRSAAVNAVAGRLGALMRRSFGPRRGAPPRLAPPPRPTDRKRLRSRRVLVDVVWYALLVGLTGVVGYYLYQYVGSALSLGEGLNTLKLGFYTLIRVFSLTALASVIWVPVGVMIGLDARLTERVQPVVQFLAAFPANLLFPLAVWVIVRYGLNTEIWLSPLMILGAQWYILFNVIAGASAIPNDLRDVGANLRVRGWLWWRRIALPAVFPSFITGAITASGGAWNASIVAEVIVWGDEKLEATGLGAYIVNATEAGDYPRIILGVAIMSLYVVLLNRAFWRPLYERAARRYRVG, from the coding sequence GTGCCCAAATCGCGAAGTAGGCCCCACCCCCTCGAAGACGGGGAGCCCCTGACCGTCAACCCGGTCTCGGTCGAGCGCGGCCGTTTCGCCTTCTCGGTCTGGGACCTGCTGGCGGCGGTCTTGTTGCTGGGCGTCGTCGCACTGCTCGCCGCGGGCAGCCAGGGGGTCTTCGGCAGCCTCAAGGAGCTGGCCGCAGCGCCCATCTCGCTGGACCCGCGCCACCTGCCCGGCTACGCGGCGCGAACCACCTTGCGCATGCTGGTGGCACTCGTCCTCTCGCTGCTCTTCACCTTCGGTTACGCCACCCTTGCCGCCAAGAGCAGGCGGGCCGAGCAGGTCCTGATGCCGCTGCTCGACATCCTGCAGTCCGTGCCCATCCTGGGGTTCGTGTCGGTCACGGTGATCTGGTTCCTGGCGCTGGCCCCCGGCAAGGTGCTGGGGGCGGAGCTGGTGGCCATCTTCGCCATCTTCACCTCGCAGGTCTGGAACATGACCTACAGCCTCTACGGCTCGCTGCGCACGGTGCCGCGTGAGCTGATCGAGGTTGCCGACTCCTTCCGCATGAGCCGCTGGATGCGCTTCTGGCGTCTCGAGGTGCCGTTCGCCGTACCGCCGCTCGTGTGGAACACCATGATGTCTATGTCGGGTGGCTGGTTCTTCGTGGTCGCGTCGGAGGCCATCCTCGTGGGTGACACCGAGGTCGCGCTTCCGGGGATCGGTTCATACATCGAGATGGCGTTGAAGCGCAGCGACCTGACCGCGGTCCTCTGGGCCATCGTGACGATGCTGATCGTCATCGTTCTCTACGATCAGCTGCTGTTCCGCCCCCTGGTGGCCTGGTCCGACCGCTTCAGGTTCGACAGGCAGTCGGCGTCGGCTGCCAAGCCGCGCTCGTGGATGCTGGACCTGCTGGGCCGCTCAGCTGCTGTGAACGCCGTCGCAGGTCGCTTGGGCGCGCTCATGCGCCGCAGCTTCGGCCCGAGGCGCGGGGCGCCTCCGCGCCTGGCGCCGCCGCCCCGGCCGACGGACCGGAAGAGGCTGCGGTCGAGGCGCGTCCTGGTTGACGTGGTCTGGTACGCGCTACTGGTCGGCCTGACCGGCGTGGTCGGCTATTACCTCTACCAATACGTCGGCAGCGCGCTCTCCCTGGGAGAGGGGCTAAACACGCTGAAGCTCGGCTTCTACACGCTCATCCGCGTGTTCTCGCTGACCGCCTTGGCGAGCGTGATCTGGGTGCCGGTCGGGGTGATGATCGGCCTCGACGCGCGCCTCACCGAACGGGTGCAGCCGGTCGTGCAGTTCCTGGCAGCCTTCCCCGCCAACCTGCTGTTCCCGTTGGCCGTCTGGGTCATCGTCCGGTACGGCCTGAACACCGAGATCTGGCTCAGTCCGCTGATGATCCTGGGGGCTCAGTGGTACATCCTCTTCAACGTCATAGCGGGTGCCTCGGCCATCCCCAACGACCTGCGTGACGTGGGCGCGAACCTGAGGGTGCGTGGCTGGCTCTGGTGGCGGCGCATCGCCCTGCCCGCCGTCTTCCCCTCCTTCATCACCGGCGCCATCACCGCCTCGGGTGGCGCCTGGAACGCCAGCATCGTGGCCGAGGTCATCGTCTGGGGCGACGAGAAGCTCGAGGCTACCGGCCTCGGCGCCTACATCGTGAACGCCACCGAGGCCGGCGACTACCCGCGCATCATCCTCGGAGTGGCGATCATGAGCCTCTACGTGGTCTTACTCAACCGGGCGTTCTGGCGCCCCCTCTACGAGCGAGCGGCGCGGCGCTACCGTGTCGGCTGA
- a CDS encoding TAXI family TRAP transporter solute-binding subunit, with amino-acid sequence MKRSWLTIAIVAGLAFGVASAQRTQVVIGTGGTGGVYFFYGTQVAQILSTNTDISATAIQTAASIDNNLLLRDKTNPDRNIYYCELTLPDSALVAYNGTHEKFKDNPAPSRILWMTYPNYLQIVTTAGSGIKSITDLAGKRVSTGAPSSGTEYTSLLVLDAAGVKTDGFAKWARLGAAESADGLANGTLDAYFWSGGIPTGSISELASTLARNGKQIALVQLAPDSDAVKTFQERFPGLGDVRTIPADVYGSPADITTLAFWNLMACPASMPDDVAYTITKTVFEHLSDLQAAVKPAVDTSVENTAKFIGETTIPFHPGAIKYFKEVGATQ; translated from the coding sequence ATGAAGCGCTCGTGGCTGACCATAGCTATCGTGGCAGGGTTGGCGTTCGGCGTTGCGTCGGCGCAACGGACCCAAGTCGTCATCGGTACCGGCGGAACCGGCGGCGTCTACTTCTTCTACGGCACGCAGGTCGCGCAGATACTCAGCACCAACACCGACATCAGCGCCACCGCCATCCAAACGGCGGCCTCCATCGACAACAACCTCCTGTTGCGGGACAAGACGAACCCGGACCGCAACATCTACTACTGCGAACTCACCCTGCCCGACTCTGCCCTGGTGGCGTACAACGGCACCCACGAGAAGTTCAAGGACAACCCCGCTCCCTCGCGCATCCTCTGGATGACCTACCCGAACTACCTGCAGATCGTCACGACGGCAGGCTCGGGCATCAAGAGCATCACCGACCTGGCCGGCAAACGCGTGTCGACGGGTGCGCCCAGCTCCGGCACCGAGTACACCTCGCTGCTGGTGCTCGACGCCGCCGGGGTCAAGACGGACGGCTTCGCCAAGTGGGCGCGCCTGGGCGCCGCGGAATCGGCCGACGGCCTGGCGAACGGCACGCTCGATGCCTACTTCTGGTCTGGCGGTATTCCCACCGGCTCCATCAGCGAGCTGGCGTCCACCCTCGCGCGCAACGGCAAGCAGATAGCGCTGGTACAGTTGGCGCCCGATAGTGACGCGGTGAAGACCTTCCAGGAACGGTTCCCCGGCCTGGGCGACGTTCGCACCATCCCCGCCGACGTGTACGGAAGCCCCGCGGACATCACGACGCTGGCGTTCTGGAACCTGATGGCGTGCCCGGCCTCCATGCCGGACGACGTGGCCTACACGATCACGAAGACCGTGTTCGAGCACTTGAGTGATCTGCAGGCGGCCGTGAAGCCGGCCGTCGACACCTCGGTCGAGAACACGGCCAAGTTCATCGGCGAGACCACCATCCCGTTCCACCCGGGAGCAATAAAGTACTTCAAGGAAGTGGGAGCCACGCAGTAA
- a CDS encoding TRAP transporter fused permease subunit — protein MATLLKRVTFALLLLATLYHLYLVINPFTPWSGAHIAIFDLTQVQRATHVFLLALCGFLLLAARKPVEKASAGGWVFLVLSAVPLWAFWGLDLPLMAKLAGTVFWVAAVLPAVLPRAAPVPDLLASLLSVAPYLYLLLQFNELVNRAMVAEPWDLVMSFGLIFLLLGLAYRWLGPVLPGLVIVFLLYNLYGYQIPGILQSPGFPLDMLLGKLYAETEAGLFGIITGVSLKYLVYFTVLGAVLAAMGYGEVIANIAFRLVGKSPAAPGRATSVMAVMMGWFSGSGAADTLFVATLNEPLFRRAGYRQLVAAGLAATVGTIAYITPPVLGSIAFVMVELLGIPYTQIIVMAIGPMILMLVAVWAFNEFYVRREKLEAVEPAAGVDRRYLLRFSYVFAPVLLILVLIFRGYTVSLAVSLAIFTFILLAYVDPKIRPPVVKLLKGLADGFEHLIPIGVAVVAANMIMTMMVMTGLASKVSELLLAVSGQSLIIGTILGALFSLILGMGVPPIATYVLTSALVAPAIQKLAMANGVPPHAALLSTQMFLFYYAVLADVTPPVALSAFASASVFKTDPIRTGLYSAMVALPKYLIGFTFLLSFSGTALLIIPVIEGTTLVNALLLIVPRFVFALAGTVLVAAAGAGFVYVRLPRLDRFLFAVVGLVLLYPATIVNIVALVFGVILLARERFRREVVIAT, from the coding sequence GTGGCCACCCTTCTGAAGCGCGTCACTTTCGCTCTCCTCCTGCTGGCCACCCTCTATCACCTGTACCTGGTCATCAACCCCTTCACGCCATGGTCGGGCGCGCACATCGCCATCTTCGACCTGACGCAGGTACAGCGCGCGACTCACGTGTTCCTCCTCGCCCTGTGCGGCTTCTTGTTGCTGGCAGCGCGCAAGCCGGTCGAGAAGGCGAGCGCGGGCGGCTGGGTGTTCCTCGTGCTCAGCGCGGTCCCCCTCTGGGCCTTCTGGGGGCTCGACCTGCCGCTCATGGCCAAACTCGCCGGAACGGTGTTCTGGGTCGCCGCCGTGCTGCCAGCGGTGTTGCCGCGCGCGGCGCCGGTCCCCGACCTGCTGGCGTCACTTCTCAGCGTTGCTCCGTACCTCTACCTGCTGCTGCAGTTCAACGAACTGGTGAACCGCGCCATGGTGGCGGAGCCCTGGGACCTCGTCATGTCCTTCGGGCTGATCTTCCTGCTGCTGGGCCTCGCATATCGCTGGTTGGGGCCGGTGCTGCCCGGGCTGGTCATCGTCTTCTTGCTCTACAACCTCTACGGCTACCAGATCCCCGGCATCCTGCAGAGCCCGGGGTTCCCACTCGACATGCTGCTCGGCAAGCTCTACGCGGAGACCGAGGCCGGCCTGTTCGGGATCATCACCGGCGTTTCGCTCAAGTACCTCGTGTACTTCACGGTCCTGGGTGCCGTGCTGGCGGCGATGGGCTACGGCGAGGTCATCGCCAACATCGCCTTCCGCCTGGTGGGCAAGAGTCCCGCGGCGCCGGGCCGGGCTACCTCCGTCATGGCCGTGATGATGGGTTGGTTCTCCGGCTCCGGCGCGGCAGACACGCTCTTCGTCGCGACGCTCAACGAGCCGCTGTTCCGGCGCGCGGGTTACCGCCAACTGGTAGCGGCCGGCCTCGCGGCGACCGTGGGCACCATCGCTTACATCACGCCGCCGGTCCTCGGCTCCATCGCGTTCGTGATGGTCGAGCTGCTCGGCATTCCCTACACGCAGATCATCGTCATGGCCATCGGCCCGATGATCCTGATGCTCGTCGCGGTCTGGGCCTTCAACGAGTTCTACGTCCGCCGGGAGAAGCTCGAGGCAGTGGAGCCGGCGGCCGGCGTCGACCGCCGTTACCTCCTGCGTTTCTCTTACGTGTTCGCCCCCGTGCTGCTCATCCTCGTGCTCATCTTCCGTGGTTACACCGTGAGCCTCGCCGTCAGCCTCGCCATCTTCACGTTCATCCTGCTGGCGTACGTCGATCCCAAGATCCGCCCCCCGGTCGTGAAGCTCCTCAAGGGGTTGGCCGACGGCTTCGAGCACCTCATCCCCATCGGCGTCGCCGTGGTGGCCGCCAACATGATCATGACCATGATGGTCATGACGGGCCTGGCTTCGAAGGTTTCCGAGCTGTTGCTGGCGGTTTCGGGGCAGTCGCTGATCATAGGGACCATCCTGGGTGCGCTGTTCAGCCTCATCCTGGGGATGGGCGTGCCGCCGATCGCAACCTACGTGCTGACCTCGGCGCTGGTCGCGCCCGCCATCCAGAAGCTGGCGATGGCCAACGGCGTGCCCCCGCACGCGGCGCTGCTGTCAACCCAGATGTTCCTGTTCTATTACGCGGTCCTGGCCGACGTCACGCCGCCCGTGGCGCTGTCGGCGTTCGCCTCGGCGTCCGTCTTCAAGACCGATCCCATCCGCACGGGCCTGTACTCCGCCATGGTGGCCCTACCCAAGTACCTGATCGGCTTCACGTTCCTGCTGTCGTTCTCCGGCACCGCGCTGTTGATAATCCCCGTCATCGAAGGCACCACGCTCGTCAATGCGCTGCTGCTCATCGTGCCGCGCTTCGTGTTCGCCCTGGCCGGCACCGTATTGGTGGCGGCCGCGGGAGCCGGATTCGTGTACGTGCGCCTGCCGCGCCTCGACCGCTTCCTGTTCGCCGTCGTCGGGCTGGTGCTGCTCTACCCGGCCACTATCGTGAACATAGTGGCCCTCGTCTTCGGCGTCATCCTGCTCGCGCGGGAGCGGTTCAGGCGCGAGGTCGTGATCGCCACCTAG
- a CDS encoding multidrug efflux SMR transporter, protein MAWFVLVASGVFEAVWAVALGKSGGFSKLAPSLVFAVALIISMSGLAYAMKTLPTGTSYAVWVAVGATLAVMYGMITGTEPVSTMRVVLLLGVIGCVVGLKLVS, encoded by the coding sequence GTGGCGTGGTTCGTTCTCGTTGCTTCAGGCGTGTTCGAGGCGGTGTGGGCGGTCGCGCTGGGCAAGTCGGGCGGGTTCAGCAAGCTCGCGCCGTCGCTGGTGTTCGCCGTCGCCCTGATCATCAGCATGAGCGGCTTGGCGTACGCCATGAAGACCCTCCCGACGGGCACCTCCTACGCCGTCTGGGTCGCCGTCGGCGCCACGCTGGCCGTGATGTACGGGATGATCACCGGCACCGAGCCCGTCTCCACCATGAGGGTCGTGCTACTGCTCGGAGTGATCGGGTGCGTCGTCGGGCTGAAACTCGTCAGCTGA
- a CDS encoding carboxymuconolactone decarboxylase family protein: protein MTDKPLFPEATRELRNQRNELAPEIGEAWTKFSRTVFAPGALDAKTKQLLAVAVAHVTQCPYCIRSHTRGALKAGATREEVMEAIWVAAEMRAGGAYAHSNLALDVMNELAAEQA, encoded by the coding sequence ATGACAGACAAGCCCCTGTTCCCCGAAGCGACCCGTGAGTTACGGAACCAACGGAACGAGTTGGCACCCGAGATCGGCGAGGCCTGGACCAAGTTCAGCAGGACGGTGTTCGCGCCGGGCGCGCTCGACGCCAAGACGAAACAACTACTGGCCGTGGCCGTGGCTCACGTGACGCAGTGCCCCTACTGCATAAGGAGCCACACGAGGGGGGCCCTCAAGGCGGGCGCGACCCGCGAAGAGGTCATGGAGGCCATCTGGGTGGCCGCCGAGATGCGCGCCGGTGGCGCGTACGCGCACTCGAACCTGGCGCTGGACGTGATGAACGAGCTGGCTGCCGAGCAGGCTTGA
- a CDS encoding FAD-binding oxidoreductase: MSIPEDPKVHVAPAPLPARALLPTNEDYDRACLGFNLALTKRPQMVVMARNTDDVAAAVKHAGAAGMKVSVQATGHGGGVQVTDGLLVNTSRMQSLTVDPHARTARVGAGVMWREVIEAAAPYGLAPLNGSSPSVGVVGLTLGGGMGPMGRTFGFAADHVLRLRLVTAEGAVIEVDAEHEPELFWALRGGKCSVGIVTELEFALMEVADYYGGAIFYPGSAAEAVLNAFGPWAATLPEQASTSLALLRLPDWDEVPEPLRGRLSLSLRYVFVGDDESGAALLGPMRAAASPLFDLVARTPYTAIGSVHQDPEGPLPGWDRGQLLRELPPEAVETLLAAAGPGVDLPLIMVEVRMMGGALARPPQVPNAVGGRHAAFSLEVVGACPPPMKEAVTAAGNAVLAALEPWSTGGTLINFQGDATSPQAVSHAWPEPTWARLQELKHRRDPEGRFAFGYPV, from the coding sequence ATGAGTATCCCGGAAGATCCAAAGGTCCACGTAGCACCCGCTCCCTTGCCGGCGCGAGCGCTGCTGCCAACCAACGAGGACTACGACCGAGCTTGCCTGGGTTTCAACCTCGCCCTCACCAAACGACCGCAGATGGTCGTGATGGCGAGGAACACGGATGACGTTGCCGCGGCCGTCAAGCATGCGGGTGCAGCCGGCATGAAGGTCTCCGTGCAAGCCACGGGCCATGGCGGTGGCGTCCAGGTAACGGACGGGCTGCTGGTCAACACCTCCCGGATGCAGTCGCTGACAGTCGACCCGCACGCCAGGACCGCCCGCGTTGGAGCGGGCGTGATGTGGCGCGAGGTGATCGAGGCGGCCGCACCTTACGGGTTGGCCCCCCTGAACGGCTCCTCTCCGAGCGTCGGCGTCGTCGGCCTCACCCTGGGTGGGGGCATGGGGCCCATGGGCCGCACCTTCGGCTTCGCCGCGGATCACGTTCTGCGCCTCCGACTGGTCACTGCGGAGGGCGCGGTGATCGAAGTCGACGCCGAGCACGAGCCGGAGCTCTTCTGGGCCTTACGCGGCGGCAAGTGCTCGGTCGGGATCGTCACCGAGTTGGAGTTCGCGCTCATGGAAGTGGCCGACTACTACGGCGGGGCGATCTTCTACCCGGGCTCCGCAGCCGAGGCCGTCTTGAACGCCTTCGGCCCGTGGGCCGCCACGCTACCCGAACAGGCGAGCACTTCGCTGGCCCTCCTGCGGTTGCCCGATTGGGACGAGGTCCCGGAGCCACTGCGCGGCAGGTTGTCGCTCAGCCTGCGCTACGTTTTCGTAGGAGACGACGAGAGTGGCGCGGCGCTGCTCGGCCCCATGCGGGCTGCCGCGAGCCCGCTATTCGACTTGGTCGCGCGCACCCCGTACACGGCCATCGGAAGCGTGCATCAGGACCCGGAGGGTCCCCTGCCCGGCTGGGATCGCGGGCAACTGCTACGCGAGTTGCCGCCAGAGGCCGTGGAGACGCTACTTGCAGCAGCCGGGCCGGGTGTCGACTTGCCGCTCATCATGGTCGAGGTTCGCATGATGGGCGGGGCCCTTGCGCGACCCCCGCAGGTACCGAACGCCGTCGGTGGGCGCCACGCCGCGTTCTCGCTAGAGGTCGTCGGGGCCTGCCCGCCGCCCATGAAAGAGGCCGTAACGGCAGCCGGCAACGCGGTGCTGGCCGCATTGGAGCCCTGGAGCACGGGCGGCACACTCATCAACTTCCAAGGGGACGCCACCTCACCCCAAGCCGTGTCACATGCGTGGCCCGAACCCACCTGGGCGCGGCTTCAGGAGTTGAAGCACCGCCGCGATCCGGAAGGGCGCTTCGCCTTCGGCTATCCCGTCTGA
- a CDS encoding complex I NDUFA9 subunit family protein: MRVLVTGANGFVGGYVCRALVGAGCQVTGLSRKSDARLPTDVTALTGDVTSGDGLGRAMTGIDAVVHLVGIIQERGSQTFERVHVEGTRNVIEAATAAGVSRLVHMSALGAGLDSGSGYQRTKARAEELVRVSGLAWTIMRPSLIFGVGDDFFGGTLRQLVRLPPVVPVVGTGGYPFRPVYAGDVATAFLRALERHGVAGQTFDLVGPKEYSLRELLLLVRGALGSRKPLVNVPLPLMRMGVALFGLLPNPPITRDQFLMLLAGNTGDPRPAVAAFGLALEPLEDHLGEILEAASAR, from the coding sequence GTGAGGGTACTGGTGACGGGCGCCAACGGTTTCGTGGGCGGCTACGTCTGCCGCGCCCTCGTTGGCGCGGGTTGCCAGGTCACGGGGCTGAGCCGTAAGAGTGACGCCAGGCTGCCGACCGACGTTACGGCGCTCACAGGTGACGTAACCAGCGGCGACGGGCTGGGGCGCGCCATGACCGGGATCGACGCCGTGGTGCACCTCGTCGGCATCATCCAGGAGCGCGGCTCGCAGACGTTCGAACGCGTCCACGTCGAGGGCACTCGCAACGTCATCGAGGCGGCCACCGCCGCCGGCGTCTCGCGGCTGGTGCACATGAGCGCCCTTGGCGCCGGCCTCGACTCGGGCAGCGGCTACCAGCGGACCAAGGCCCGCGCCGAAGAGCTGGTGCGCGTGTCGGGTCTGGCTTGGACCATCATGCGCCCGAGCCTCATCTTCGGCGTGGGGGACGACTTCTTCGGCGGCACGCTGCGGCAACTCGTCAGGTTGCCTCCCGTCGTTCCCGTGGTGGGCACCGGCGGCTACCCCTTCAGGCCGGTGTACGCAGGCGACGTCGCCACTGCGTTCCTGCGCGCGCTGGAGCGCCATGGCGTGGCGGGGCAGACCTTCGACCTGGTGGGTCCGAAGGAGTACAGCCTGCGCGAGTTGCTGCTCCTGGTGCGTGGCGCGCTCGGTTCGAGAAAGCCCCTCGTGAACGTGCCGCTGCCGCTCATGCGGATGGGTGTGGCGCTGTTCGGTCTGCTGCCCAACCCGCCGATCACGCGCGATCAGTTCCTGATGCTATTGGCCGGCAACACCGGCGACCCGCGGCCGGCGGTGGCGGCGTTCGGGCTCGCGCTCGAACCCCTGGAAGACCATCTGGGCGAGATCCTCGAGGCCGCCTCAGCGCGCTGA
- the pepF gene encoding oligoendopeptidase F, with the protein MAKPLPSRNEADPAFTWNLEATYATREAFDTDLASANDDLARLVSFRGRLGDSAVTLGDFFAAYWPTLQKLQKLRIYATMPLAVDQNDQEARAVAGRFQALVARFSAELAFAQPELLSIGPEKLDEFRSQDARLADLGRYFERLEASRPFVRSAEVEDVLGRTADPFSALERAYNSLANGELPFEPVMHEGQTYEVERSTFPALRMAADRTLREKSYDSYSQAFLAHKDTFTDLYVGRIKQSVFLAEVRGYEDTLDEQLRPREVPREVLTNVLSVFEKNLGVWHRYWEARRRLLQVDELKEWDVFAPLAKNPAPLPYSEAIENVLQGMAPLGEEYTAPLRKGLLEERWVDVYPNRGKRDGAFATRWYGGPPYIMMSYQDDLESMSTLAHELGHAMHSKLMDASQPPANANYAMAVAETASNFNQALVRSHLLSVRTDPAERLAVLDEAFYNFHRYFFIMPTLVRFELEAHQAVARGEGLTSSRLIGMMQRLFQEGYGDAIQADERTGITWAQFGHLYMPFYTFQYSVGIAAAAALASEVRAGYEAGDRGPAERYLAFLKAGSAVKPLDLFRATGVDMTTPAPIEKAFSVLDGYVHELEELAAAG; encoded by the coding sequence ATGGCCAAACCTCTCCCCAGCAGGAACGAAGCCGACCCCGCCTTCACTTGGAACCTAGAAGCCACTTACGCCACTCGGGAAGCCTTCGATACCGACCTAGCTTCTGCGAACGACGACCTGGCGCGGCTGGTTTCGTTCAGGGGCCGCCTGGGCGATAGCGCCGTCACGCTGGGCGACTTCTTCGCCGCCTACTGGCCCACGCTTCAGAAGCTCCAGAAGCTGAGGATCTACGCCACCATGCCTCTCGCCGTCGACCAGAACGACCAGGAGGCGCGAGCCGTGGCGGGTCGCTTCCAGGCCCTGGTCGCCCGCTTCAGTGCCGAACTGGCTTTCGCGCAGCCCGAGCTATTGTCCATCGGCCCCGAGAAGCTCGACGAGTTCCGCTCCCAGGACGCGCGCCTTGCAGACCTGGGGCGCTACTTCGAGCGCCTCGAGGCCAGCCGTCCGTTCGTCCGCTCCGCCGAGGTGGAGGACGTGCTTGGCCGCACGGCGGATCCGTTCAGCGCGCTCGAGCGGGCATACAACTCCCTGGCCAACGGCGAGCTGCCGTTCGAACCGGTCATGCACGAGGGCCAGACGTACGAGGTCGAGCGCAGCACGTTTCCGGCGCTGCGCATGGCTGCGGACCGCACCCTGAGAGAGAAGAGCTACGACTCGTACTCCCAGGCGTTCCTGGCCCACAAGGACACGTTCACCGACCTCTACGTCGGGCGCATCAAGCAGTCGGTGTTCCTGGCGGAGGTGCGTGGGTACGAGGACACGCTCGACGAGCAACTGCGCCCCCGCGAGGTGCCGCGGGAGGTGCTCACGAACGTGTTGAGCGTCTTCGAGAAGAACCTTGGCGTGTGGCACCGCTACTGGGAGGCCCGTAGGCGGCTCCTGCAGGTGGACGAGTTGAAGGAGTGGGACGTCTTCGCGCCGCTGGCCAAGAACCCCGCACCCCTTCCCTACTCCGAGGCCATCGAGAACGTGCTCCAGGGCATGGCGCCCCTCGGCGAGGAGTACACGGCACCGCTGCGCAAGGGCCTGCTCGAGGAGCGCTGGGTGGACGTCTACCCGAACCGCGGGAAACGGGACGGCGCCTTCGCCACGCGCTGGTACGGCGGTCCGCCTTACATCATGATGAGCTACCAGGACGACCTCGAGAGCATGAGCACGCTGGCGCACGAGCTCGGCCACGCCATGCACTCGAAGCTCATGGACGCTTCGCAACCGCCCGCCAACGCCAACTACGCCATGGCGGTGGCCGAAACGGCTTCCAACTTCAATCAAGCGTTGGTGCGCAGCCACCTGCTGAGCGTCCGCACCGACCCCGCCGAGCGCCTGGCCGTGCTGGACGAGGCCTTCTACAACTTCCACCGTTACTTCTTCATCATGCCCACCCTCGTACGCTTCGAGTTGGAGGCCCACCAGGCCGTGGCGCGGGGCGAGGGGCTGACCTCATCGCGACTGATCGGCATGATGCAGCGCCTCTTCCAGGAGGGTTACGGCGACGCCATCCAGGCCGACGAGCGCACCGGCATCACGTGGGCCCAGTTCGGGCACCTCTACATGCCCTTCTACACGTTCCAGTACTCGGTGGGCATAGCCGCAGCGGCGGCGCTCGCCAGCGAGGTCCGCGCCGGCTACGAGGCCGGCGATCGCGGGCCGGCCGAGCGCTACCTCGCCTTCCTCAAGGCAGGCTCGGCCGTCAAGCCGCTCGACTTGTTCCGCGCCACGGGAGTAGACATGACTACCCCGGCGCCCATCGAGAAGGCCTTCAGCGTCCTGGACGGTTACGTGCACGAGTTGGAAGAGCTGGCGGCGGCCGGTTGA
- a CDS encoding cation:proton antiporter, with the protein MTPFLELMLVLALIVAGAKLVGYLVGMLGQPTVVGEIAFGLIIGPSVLNVLGMPIFTHAAETGETIKLLGELGVVLLMFLAGLETDLSAMRRVGMPALVSALGGVVLPFFAGWGFGHLVGMPTNEAVFVGTILTATSVSISAQTLLELRKLRTHEGMTILGAAVIDDVLGILILSVVVALFASGGVVVPVWLVTVKMVAYFVIAIALGPVVKWLLGWFSRLPIAEPLVAISLVLVLLFSWSAEYLGGVAAITGAYLVGILIGQTDFKHKIENAMKVFSYGFFVSIFFVDIGLRANLREALGGPLIWIGLAIIVIAILTKMLGSGLGARVMGFNNFQSLRVGAGMVSRGEVGLIVAAIGVDRGVIPQDLFAIIVLMVVVTTLVTPIFLRAAFRVGPPSKEPA; encoded by the coding sequence GTGACGCCTTTCTTGGAACTCATGCTCGTCCTTGCGCTGATAGTCGCCGGCGCGAAACTGGTCGGGTACCTGGTCGGCATGCTCGGCCAGCCCACGGTGGTGGGCGAGATCGCCTTCGGCCTCATCATCGGACCGAGCGTCCTGAACGTGTTGGGCATGCCCATCTTCACCCATGCCGCCGAGACGGGCGAGACTATCAAGCTCTTAGGCGAGTTGGGCGTCGTGCTCCTCATGTTCCTGGCGGGCCTCGAGACCGACCTGTCGGCCATGCGCCGGGTGGGAATGCCGGCGCTCGTGTCGGCGCTGGGCGGCGTTGTCCTGCCGTTCTTCGCAGGTTGGGGTTTCGGCCACCTGGTCGGCATGCCGACGAACGAGGCCGTGTTCGTAGGAACCATCCTCACCGCCACCAGCGTGTCGATCAGCGCTCAGACGCTCCTCGAACTTAGGAAACTGCGCACGCACGAGGGCATGACGATCCTCGGCGCCGCCGTCATCGACGACGTGCTCGGCATCCTCATCCTCTCCGTGGTCGTAGCCCTGTTCGCCAGCGGGGGCGTGGTCGTGCCGGTGTGGCTCGTGACCGTGAAGATGGTGGCCTACTTCGTAATCGCCATAGCGCTCGGGCCCGTGGTGAAGTGGCTCCTTGGCTGGTTCTCCAGGTTGCCTATCGCCGAGCCGTTGGTGGCCATCTCGCTGGTGCTCGTGCTCCTCTTCTCCTGGTCGGCTGAGTACCTGGGCGGCGTCGCGGCCATCACCGGGGCCTACCTGGTGGGCATCCTCATAGGCCAGACCGACTTCAAGCACAAGATCGAGAACGCCATGAAGGTGTTCTCGTACGGCTTCTTCGTCTCGATCTTCTTCGTCGACATCGGCCTGCGCGCCAACTTGCGCGAGGCTCTCGGCGGGCCTCTCATCTGGATAGGCCTCGCCATCATCGTCATCGCCATCCTCACGAAGATGCTCGGCTCTGGCCTCGGGGCGCGCGTCATGGGCTTCAACAACTTCCAGTCCTTGCGCGTGGGCGCCGGCATGGTGTCGCGCGGGGAGGTCGGCCTGATCGTCGCGGCCATCGGCGTCGACCGCGGCGTCATACCGCAGGACCTCTTCGCGATCATCGTCCTGATGGTCGTCGTCACCACCCTGGTCACCCCGATCTTCCTGCGGGCGGCGTTTCGCGTCGGGCCGCCGTCGAAAGAGCCTGCTTGA